The genomic region gcccccGGACCCCCCTGGAGTCCCTGGACCACCACCAGCTCGCGGAgcccccccggagccccccatAGCCCGGAGCCCCCCGGAGCTCCCCGGCCCCTCCAGACCCCCCCGCTCACGGAGCCCGCCGTCATCCCGGAGCCCCCCGGACCCTCCGGAGCCTCCCATGACCGAGACCCTCCGGAGCCCCCCATGACCCGGACCCTCCGGAGCCCCCCATGACCCGGACCCTCCGGAGCCCCCCCATGACCCGGACCCTCCGGATttccccgagcccccccggtgcccccggcCCGACCTGGCGCTTGCTGTGCCCGCACGAGCACCACGCGTACTTCTTGCCCGCCTTCAGCTCCACCGGGAAGGGCTCCTTGGCGGCGATCGCGGGCTGCGGGGGGGTCGCGGAGCGGGAGGAGAAGGGGGCCCGGCCCCGGAGCGCTctcagcagagccctgagcGCGGCCGAGCCGAGCCGGAGCATGGTGCCGGTCACCTTGCCGGGCTCACCGCACCCCGGTCCCGGTGCCCTTTCCGGGCTCACCCCACCCCGGTCCCGGTCACCTCCCCCGGCGGCTCCTCCTCCCGCGTCGCCGGAAGGTTCGGGCCGGGCGGGCTCGGCGGGAGCGCCGG from Pseudopipra pipra isolate bDixPip1 chromosome 26, bDixPip1.hap1, whole genome shotgun sequence harbors:
- the CISD3 gene encoding CDGSH iron-sulfur domain-containing protein 3, mitochondrial; protein product: MLRLGSAALRALLRALRGRAPFSSRSATPPQPAIAAKEPFPVELKAGKKYAWCSCGHSKRQPFCDGSHGKAAPGMSPLRFTPQEDGPARLCGCKRTQNPPYCDGTHNGEEVQGAPPTPRP